The Salinibaculum sp. SYNS191 genome has a window encoding:
- a CDS encoding NmrA family NAD(P)-binding protein, with the protein MNASPEPTVLVTGATGTVGEFVVEELGQRECTVRALSRDPPADDEHAVAFDFTKPETWGRAFEGGDTLFVVRPPDITRVGSTVNSAIDAAIRSGVHHVVVLSVLGAERNPLLPHRRIERHVADADCTYTFLRASFFMQNFDEVHAADIRERDELFVPAGDGTTSFVDARDVAAVAAEALTEHGHVNRAYDLTGPEALDYHEVAAVFSDVLGRDISYRQPGALAFGRRKLDAGEQPGFVLVMLGIYTTARLGLAGRVSDDVSWILGRDPRPLAEYVADYRAAFTPATGEPATEVAHVQH; encoded by the coding sequence ATGAACGCGTCCCCAGAGCCGACAGTCCTTGTTACCGGCGCGACCGGAACCGTCGGCGAGTTCGTCGTCGAGGAGTTGGGCCAGCGGGAGTGCACCGTCCGGGCGCTGAGCCGTGACCCGCCGGCCGACGACGAGCACGCCGTGGCGTTCGACTTCACGAAACCGGAGACGTGGGGCCGGGCGTTCGAGGGTGGAGACACCCTGTTCGTGGTCAGGCCACCCGACATCACCCGGGTCGGAAGCACCGTCAACTCCGCTATCGACGCGGCCATCCGCAGCGGCGTCCACCACGTCGTCGTCCTGTCGGTGCTGGGCGCGGAGCGGAACCCGCTGTTGCCCCACCGGCGCATCGAGCGCCACGTCGCCGACGCCGACTGCACCTACACCTTCCTCCGCGCGTCGTTCTTCATGCAGAACTTCGACGAGGTCCACGCCGCGGACATCCGGGAGCGCGACGAACTGTTCGTCCCCGCGGGAGACGGCACGACGAGTTTCGTCGACGCCCGCGACGTGGCCGCGGTGGCCGCCGAGGCGCTGACCGAGCACGGCCACGTCAACCGTGCCTACGACCTGACCGGGCCGGAAGCGCTGGACTACCACGAGGTCGCGGCCGTCTTCTCCGACGTCCTCGGCCGCGATATCTCCTACCGGCAGCCGGGTGCGCTGGCCTTCGGCCGCCGGAAACTCGACGCGGGCGAGCAGCCGGGGTTCGTCCTCGTGATGCTGGGCATCTACACCACCGCCCGGCTCGGCCTGGCCGGCCGGGTCAGCGACGACGTGTCCTGGATACTCGGCCGGGACCCGCGACCGCTCGCCGAGTACGTCGCGGACTACCGGGCGGCGTTCACGCCAGCGACCGGGGAACCGGCGACGGAGGTGGCGCATGTCCAGCACTGA
- a CDS encoding DUF6069 family protein, producing the protein MSSTDGLTLTLRGGAAALLAVVVNSVLVAAAQATGIAPDLRALSYPPVVFLTVVGVAGATVVYWLLARRGGAVDRTFVRVAVVVLVLSFVPDVALLFADETATVPGVLVLMVMHVVAAAASIRLLTQGGLSAEDPTGPTAGDL; encoded by the coding sequence ATGTCCAGCACTGACGGGCTGACGCTGACGCTTCGCGGCGGCGCTGCGGCGCTGCTCGCCGTCGTCGTCAACTCCGTCCTGGTGGCGGCGGCACAGGCCACCGGCATCGCCCCCGACCTGCGGGCGCTGTCGTACCCGCCGGTCGTCTTCCTGACCGTCGTGGGCGTCGCCGGCGCGACGGTCGTCTACTGGCTGCTCGCCCGTCGCGGCGGGGCCGTCGACCGGACCTTCGTGCGAGTCGCCGTGGTGGTGCTCGTCCTCTCGTTCGTCCCCGACGTCGCCCTGCTGTTCGCCGACGAGACGGCGACGGTGCCGGGCGTCCTCGTGTTGATGGTGATGCACGTCGTGGCCGCCGCCGCGAGCATCCGCCTCCTGACCCAGGGCGGACTCTCGGCAGAGGACCCGACCGGCCCGACGGCCGGAGACCTCTGA